The following proteins are encoded in a genomic region of Maniola jurtina chromosome 17, ilManJurt1.1, whole genome shotgun sequence:
- the LOC123873893 gene encoding uncharacterized protein LOC123873893 isoform X1 yields the protein MLSASLFLSCVVLTQAFFLFGDDEPLLFCIKICPLYCSPRRRRDVDSSSLIHRRRRFIEHSPYIPYNEGYEDHGHHEGHEYREGYEDHVHYDGHEYHDGHEYHEGHEYLADYEVVPYHFDPYYFCKPHKFTTTTPAPTTMKTTTTEGPTGICMICMRKCTKYPKAKKS from the exons atgttaagtgctagtttatttttaagctGTGTTGTGCTTACTCAAGCTTTTTTCTTATTTGGAg ACGACGAGCCATTATTATTCTGCATAAAAATCTGCCCTTTGTATTGTTCGCCGAGGAGACGACGTGATGTTG ACTCATCATCCCTCATTCACCGACGACGACGATTTATAGAGCATTCACCGTACATTCCGTACAACGAGGGCTATGAAGACCACGGACACCACGAAGGACACGAATATCGCGAAGGCTATGAAGACCACGTACACTACGATGGACACGAATACCACGACGGCCATGAATACCACGAAGGCCACGAGTACCTTGCCGACTACGAAGTCGTACCATACCACTTTGACCCGTACTACTTCTGCAAGCCTCATAAATTTACCACTACCACACCAGCCCCAACAACAATGAAAACCACTACTACTGAAGGGCCCACAGGAATATGCATGATATGCATGAGGAAATGCACTAAGTATCCAAAAGCGAAGAAAAGCTAA
- the LOC123873893 gene encoding uncharacterized protein LOC123873893 isoform X2, which yields MLSASLFLSCVVLTQAFFLFGDDEPLLFCIKICPLYCSPRRRRDVDSSSLIHRRRRFIEHSPYIPYNEGYEDHGHHEGHEYHDGHEYHEGHEYLADYEVVPYHFDPYYFCKPHKFTTTTPAPTTMKTTTTEGPTGICMICMRKCTKYPKAKKS from the exons atgttaagtgctagtttatttttaagctGTGTTGTGCTTACTCAAGCTTTTTTCTTATTTGGAg ACGACGAGCCATTATTATTCTGCATAAAAATCTGCCCTTTGTATTGTTCGCCGAGGAGACGACGTGATGTTG ACTCATCATCCCTCATTCACCGACGACGACGATTTATAGAGCATTCACCGTACATTCCGTACAACGAGGGCTATGAAGACCACGGACACCACGAAGGACACGAATAT CACGACGGCCATGAATACCACGAAGGCCACGAGTACCTTGCCGACTACGAAGTCGTACCATACCACTTTGACCCGTACTACTTCTGCAAGCCTCATAAATTTACCACTACCACACCAGCCCCAACAACAATGAAAACCACTACTACTGAAGGGCCCACAGGAATATGCATGATATGCATGAGGAAATGCACTAAGTATCCAAAAGCGAAGAAAAGCTAA